ctttttctgaaaaaaaattccgTGCATCGTTTAGTAGCAAATGTTACGAAAATGGAAAGCAAATAAGTCAAGCAGAGTGGGGAAGCGAAAATGGGGGTACAACGGGGGTATAATTAGAAGTGCACACTACGTCAACGGATGCATTTACACACGGCACGATGCACAGGAACTTCTTTCTATATGCAGTTAGAAGCAGTTTGTTTCATTGCCAAGAACTGTTTGGCATAATTTTAATATTCCTCAAACCGTTCCTGGCGAACCCGAGTTTCCGACTCCAACATCCAAGCATGACCACAACCTATGCGGAAGATCCGCACTGATCCGACCGTGCGGCGCTTATCTCTGACGCAGGGCCCCCTTCCAAAACCACGCCCCGGCTCCGGCACCACTCGGCACGACCCACTATTCCCCTGATCACCCCTCCTCCAAAACGTTCGAAACTGGGCGTTACCGACACTCACGCTCCGTATGCTCACGAACACGGGGAGGCGGGGgtcagcctccggcggctggggctctgccccagaccccgtagctcctgcttcgcaggagactgctgggaccgtatacgtccgactcgagcagcgagaggagcagcggggtctaggcagagccccagccgcgGAAGCAGGGTCCGGGTTAGGGCTGCAGGATCCGGATGCAGGTTCATGGGATCGCTGCGTTTCTGCAACAAAGTTTCAGTGAGATAAGGGCGATGGTGGATTACAATTAGGTTTATCGTTCGGCAAAATACAGTTTGCTCGGATGGCTTTGTGTGATAATGAGGACGGTGGGTCATATGGAGCGTCTGCTAGGGGGCTGTTAGACAGTGTTTGTGGAGTGGTGGTTGGTGGGAGTGTCGGATGAGGGTCGAGTGAGTCTGCAATGGCTGGCCATGCATCGAAGACGCCATCGCCGTGCGATCGAGATGTCACTGTCCATACAGGCATGTACTTCCGCGGTCGGCAGGCCAGGATGATCTTGAAAACATCTTTCGTTCTGGCCTGTATTTGATTAAAAAACAGCTGGACATAGCTAATTGTACCGAAATAGCTTCGTTAGTTGCGAACTTCCTCGGTTCGGGTGTGGAGATGGTGCAATTGCGGGAAATGAACTGGTTCAGAGAAGTGAGAACGCCTCACCCGCCGCGCAAGATATTGCATGGTTACCCTAGTAACGGCGagacaagaagaaacagtTTCCTtgggaaaaaaaaaacattgCTTAGTTGTGTACAGTCGAGATTGAAATTTTGtatttgttttgaaagCGTATCGGTAGAAACACAGTCAGCAACGGCATCCGGAAAGGACGTGCAACGCTTGATATCTCAGTAGACCTTGATATTAACTGATTTTATCCACTGAGTGGGTTTTTGGCTACCGCTAGTTTGCGTCACAAGAAAGGAAggatataaatattggtTTCCTTTGTAAGTGCGTCACCACGTTGTTGTCAACAAACGACCAGTCAAACTGACCAACAAAAGTACACAACACTGCTATAACTGTTTGGAAAATCCCACAAAACAACTTCTACTCTGGGTCACTCTTTCAAAGTGCATAGAAATTGCTTGAATTTTGGTGTGGGTCCATCTTGCATTGACTAAAACGGAACTTGCAATCAATCATTGCCGACGATACTAGTAGCATATTTTTCCTAGGATATACCGACAATTTTGGCGACACAAGAGACTTATCGAGTATTATTCTGTTGGGTTGGACATTGTGCTGGTTACTTTTTTCCGGCTCGGACTTCACATAAAGAcacaaacaacaacagtccGTTTCTGATAggattttgttttttgggTTGAACTATGAAAGATGAGCACTAAAAGTAAAGGGTCTCCAAGTAAACGCCGGCACGTTTCACGTGCTGAGTCTTCGGCTGAAAAAGATGTGATAGTGAAGAGTGACGACAGTAAAGATGATCAACACTCGGGGTCAGCAACTGGTGATGTTGGAGTGGGCCAATCACTACAAAAACAGTCTGCTTCTCCCAAACGAAGAAAAGTGCCCAGTCTAAACACAGCTCCAGATTTGTCAGTCGAATCTAATGCTCCAGTAGTATCCGCACCTTCCGCAGATGAGATCAACTCTATCATTGCAAATCTGGCTCTGCCAGATCCTAATATTCAGGTGGCAATCGACCATGCCAATCACAAGACATCTAACACTGAGGTGCAAGCCTATGCCAAGTTAGCAGGTGCTAATTGGACTTATTATGTACAAAGTTTACGGGTCATTATTGGACGTTCATCTGAGCCATCGACGTCGACTAGTGGTGATCAGAATGGCGCCGAGCAAGTCCAGATAGATTTGGGTCCTGCAAAAGTTGTTTCTCGTCGTCACGCATCTATTCAGTATAACCAGGACGGCAGATACTGGGAGCTGACCATTCTCGGTCGTAATGGTGCTAGAATCGATAAAGTGTCGCATAAGGAGGGAACAACTCGGTTATTCAGTGGTAATATCATCGATATAGGTGGTGTTCAAATGATGTTTGTATTGCCTGATGTCGAGCCAAGAGTGGCTAGTAGCTTTTTAAACGCTGCCAGACGCTTTTCTCCAAGAGTTAATAATGTTGTACCATCGCAGCAGGCTTCATCACAAAGTTCcgaagctgctgcagctgctgccgcaGCGGCTGGTTTAGTATCATTGTCACCAGGCCGGAATCAGCAGGGTGTACACAAGTTTGAAAATTCAACAGGGCCATCTAACGAGCAAAAACAAGACTatgtggctgctgctacattagctggtgctgctgcttatGCTTCAAGCGTAAATGGTCAAggtggagctggtgctTATGCTAATAATGCAGCATACCCTCGTGGAGTAGCTATGATCACTCGACCTCAAGTACGAGGAGTTCTTCAAACCAGTCATTATGTTGATCAGGATCTCAGTGCTGATGATGCTAAGGATATCAAACCTCCATACAGTTATGCGACAATGATCACCCAGGCCATTATGTCGAGTGAAGAAATGATGCTGTCTTTGGCAGATATCTACGAGTGGATCATGCACCGCTACTCATTTTACCGACATTCGAAATCGGGATGGCAAAACTCAATTCGTCATAATCTATCGCTTAACAAAGCATTTGAAAAGGTTCCTAGAAAAGCCAATGAAGCTGGTAAGGGTATGAAATGGCAAATCAACGACCAGTACAAGGTTGAATATATGCAAAAAGCCAATCTGAGTAAACCAGGTAGAATGAGACTGTCTCCTATGGCCAAGCAGCAAATCCAATTCCCtcaacatcctcaacaacagcaacaacagcaacctccaccaccacctatGCtacagcaccagcatccACAACAGCCTCCGctccagcaacagcatcaacaacccCCTCCATTGGCACTTCAGCAGTTGCAAAACCACACTTCACAACCACCTTCGGTTCAGCTGAATCCTATTCAAAATCTGCCTCCAGGAGTTCCTGGTACACAACAGGTTCAACCTCCGTCGTTGGCTCATAATAATAGTACATTACCACCACCTATCCCGACAGGAGGATACCAAACACTTCCGCCACTAAATATGTCACCATTCCCAATGTTGCAACCACGTAACGACAAAGAAGACAGCAAGCTGGATGCTGGCTTCGTTACACCTCAAAAACCCAAGACCACGGTAGACGTGCCCTACTCTGATCAGTACGGACTGGCTACCACACCCGGCAACAATgataacaataataataatactagTGGTAGTGTTGCCAATACCTCGCCAACATTACTACCCTCTCCCCAGAGAGGCTACATGGGCAGTTCGACAGCAGCTACTGGTCAGATCTCTCAATTAGAGGCATATACCCCAGAACGAGGTAGTCGTGGTGGCAGTATGGGTCATCAATCCAAGCCATCGTCCAATGGTAGTGTTATTGGTGATACTAATGCATCCGGTCCTGGTGCAGAAACCGGTGAATCTGGCAGTGGAATAAATGCGACTGGTGATTCTGGTGCGAATAATGCTGGTAGCGGTGGAGACGGTTCTGGAATAGCTGGGTCATCAGCCAACAGTGCTGCCACTGTAGGAGCTAGCTCTACAGGAACTGGTACTAGTTCAAGTAATGGTAACTCATCAggccagcagcaactcaATCCACCCACACCATTTGGTCAGTTTGTGGGTATGACACCAGCCAGACAGACTTCACAATTGCAACTTGCGccaccatcatcagcacaacaacagcaattgcCATCGTCGTTCATGCCAGGTAGCTCGCCTGCTCCGTTCTGGAAAATGACGCAATTCTCGTCGACACCAATACGATCGAGCGAATTCTCGCCTTCGAAGTTCTCGTCACCACCAGTGTCTTCGCAAATCGAGCGACGCAACGACGGCTCGGACGATACCATAGGCGACCTCCAAGATGTGGACCTCACACGGtatggaaaaaagaagcaacagcTTTGGTAACAAAAGCGTCTCCCTGCCAAATAGCCTCGCAAAATCCGtctttgtatttatatttttttgactgTTCCTCCTCGCTCCTCTCCATTTTGTTtctaattatttatttacgCAGAACGTGCTCCTTCTGAATGCATAGCATGTCCTAAACAAAGATACGATTAATATATACCCGGCTTAGCTACCACGATTAGGCACAGCTCTAGTTCGTGGTACAGCTATCGATAGCTgacagactgcctccggcggctggggcttcgccccagaccccactgctcctctcgcttcgctcgagtcgtcaccTGGACGGTTCCAGCCATTTCatgcgaagcaggagcgatggggtctggggcaacgccccagtagccggaggcaaatcCGAGAGAAAATAAAAGGGCAATGCTATTGAGAGGAAATGAGGACTAGAGGATAATACAGCAGCTACTGGAGCCACGAGACTGGCCCTCCCGTTGGTCGCCAGACCGGCCGCCTCGAAACCCGGAGCGTGATTTGACTTTAGTAGGAGCCTCCATTTCGAACGATTCGGGCTTGACAGACAAGTGTACAACGTTGTGGGATTTAGAACTGGTCAAACTGCACTCTTCTAGCGTTTGCTGGTCTTCGAGAATTTTGCCGAGATGTATTAATCTGATAAGCCccgtggtggtgggggcAGATCCCCACTCGTCCTGCCAGCTGGAAAATAAACTACTTTTAAGCGATCCTACGGTCATGCTTTCAGGTGCCGTGATGGGGATCGAGTGGGTCTGCATATAATTGTCGtctattttgattttgactcTCAGTCCTGATATCAACAGTAGTGTGAGCTCCAGACTGAGAGCAGGAGCTTCTGGCTGTTTTACAGTTTTGGATGCGATTTCCTCCTGTATCGAGGAATACTGATCTGTTGTAGTGGTTTGGTTGGTGGTGTCTTGACTGGCTAGATTACCAGTGGATTCACGTTCATGTTCGGTGTTTTCAGCACTCGCATCGGTCGGCGCATGCAGAGTGGCAGTTGTGTCAGAGTCAAGAGGGCTCTTCTCAGAAGGAAGTTCAAGCCCACTGGTGCCAGTAGCAGGAGTAGTGATGTCTTCTGCCGAGTCGACAGACTGGACTGGGTGTTCGGTCGACATAGTGATGGTGGATACTGGAGCGGTTAGTATTCTGGTTGggggtgtgtgcctccggcggctggggcgctgccccagaccccgtggctcctgcttcgcaggagatggctgggaccgtcgacgaaaacgactcgagcgaagcgagaggagaaacggggtctggggcagcgccccagccgccggaggctgcgAGTTTACCCCACACTTGAGCACTTACAGAGTCGGGTGCCGTTGCTCTTGTCGATATAGCGAGCTTTTAATGTAGCTCGAAGGAGATATCAAGACGGTCGTCGACACAAAAGCCGGTTTTCATATTTTGAGGGCCCGGTACGGTTGGTGACTTGAAAAAACAGCACGCTTGAATCAGAGGTGTCAACTGCGATCCTAGAGATATAGCCGCCAACAACACAAACGAAGTAGTGGGTGTCAGGGTGTGAAATGGATATAGACCCTTGAGACGAATTAAGgtaaaaatatcaaaccaACTGAAAAAAGGACCCGAAAAAGAAGGCAAGTTAGGGAACTAAGACCGACAGTCGGAGTTTAATGTGCAAGCAGCAACAGGCTAGAGGAAATGACAACCGCTAGCAAAAGGTATAGTAATCCGCCGGAGAAGCCGTGAATAAAAATgagtaataaaataaatttttaTTAAGCCCACAATAAACCTGCCTTTCTGCTGATACCTCTTGCGTACAGAGACAGACAGTAACAAGCagagtttattttttgctgCCGTCTGTCGTAGTGTCGTCGGCTGATTAGTTGATAAGATCGAAATACGAAAGAGGCTTCAACAAACAATGGGTACGGGGTAATGATAGCACAAGAGCTGCGTTGCCTATTACATGCACCATGTATGTATGTAGACTGTCAGCTGCAGGTATATCGAGGCTAGTTAGTTTCTAAACGGTTACGAAAGGTGTAACTATCAGACGACCTGAGTATCCTCTTCAGACCAAACACAAGATAAACGTGCGTTCTCCACTGAGTTAGACTTTGACCGAGCCGGGTCAGCGGTCAATAGAGCCGAAAACTCCTCGGCTGAACGAGGAAAGCTACTGCACTTGCTCTTTAGACAGATCAGTCCAATGCTAGCACATATTTTTATCTCAGCCAGCTTCGCTCACGGCTGAAAGCACATTCGTCTCAACTCTCTCCGACagaaaccagcagctcccATCTCACGGTCCTAtcaaactcctgcgaagcaggagccacggggtctggggcagagccccagccgccggaggctcgATTTGTCAAGGAAATATGGATCAATTTTAGTCCGTGATCCCATTTCAGCCACAAGCAGAACCCCAGAACAACGCCCGATCACGGTGCCCCGTTGTGTCGAATGTAACTTCCAGCGGGTACCTTCGTCGCCAGTTCCGCTATTCTTCTAGGTCCGGCTGGTCACATATGACCGTTGGCGCTGCACCCTATGGGTCATGCATCACCCCACATCATCACTTATCATGCTGCTCGCTGCTTACACAGCTCCTGTCGAGTGACCATGTCCCCTCGAGTCCTGGGTCACAATCCAGGGCCAGATCTCTCAGAGCATACTCTTATGACCCGTTCAGAGTCCAGTCCCCTCTTTTCCCATCGTTTTATCACGTGACGTTATCTATATCTCAGGGTACGGGTTTAGGGCTGATGCCCTGCACACAAACAAGTGTGACTACTAAGAGATTGGTTTCCTAATTAGGAAATATAGGATATTCCACTCAGACTCATGGCAGAAGCGAGATGCATAGCGACTCAGACGCAGGCCGTGCTAACTGGAATATCCTATCTCTACAAGTTTCGACACTTCTTCGCGATATCACCAACCACCAACGCGAGATCAACCATAAAAAATGAGCACTTTCGAGCCTGTCGTTGTCATTGACGGTATGTTTAAGAAACGAGGAATGGAGATTTGGAGTAATTTGTGATGTCCTGGAGCCCCTAGCTGTCGATTCAGCTCTGATAAGATACATGTTTGGCTTGGTCAACAGCTTGAAAGAATAGCGACAAGAAATGCAAACCTGAAGTAAAGTAGTTTATAGCGACAAGATCAGTAGATATATGTCAGGATTATTCACCATTTCGACAAGATGCTACtttttatcaaaaaaagacTGCTGGACTTAAATTTTCTTTCAACCCATTTCAACATGCCCAACCAGTATCCTGAAATTTCAACATTAACTCTTGgcattatcaaaaaattttaTCACATCATCATTCGATAAATCACTGCTATGTCACTTCACCGATATCACAAACAACTCCAAATCCCTAATTCTATCCCAACTCTCAAAAACGTTTAGTGCAGATTTACTAACTACTACCAGGAAAGGGACACCTTCTCGGTCGTCTTGCCTCCACTGTTGCCAAGCAACTCCTTGCTGGTCAACACGTTGTTGTTGTCAGATGTGAGGCCCTCAACGTCTCCGGAGAGTTCTTCCGTACCAAGCTTAAGTACCACGCTTACTTGAGAAAGGCCACCCGTTACAACAAGAACCACGGTCCTTTCCACTTCCGTGCTCCTTCCCGTATCCTCTACAAGGCCATCCGTGGTATGATTGCCCACAAGACCGCCCGTGGTAAGGCTGCTCTTGAGCACCTCAAGGTCTTCGAGGGTATCCCTCCCCCATACGACCGCAAGAAGCGTGTTGTTGTTCCCCAAGCTCTCCGTGTCCTCAGACTCAAGCCTGGCAGAAAATACACCACCATCGGCAGATTGAGTCACGAAGTTGGCTGGAAATACCAAGACGTTGTCAGCCGTTTggaagagagaagaaaggTCAAGTCTGCTGCCTACTATGCTAAGAAGGTTGCTCTCCAAAAGAAGGTCCAAGCTGCTCAAAAATCTGTTGCCGACTCTGAGACTTCCAAGGCTCTCGCTGCTTTGGGTTACTAAGTTAATCTCGCCCTTGTTgtgaatatatttttgtatttttgtCGGTTTTAAAAAAGTAAAATAATAACActgatgattttgatgacACACGATGCCTCCCAAAGCCAGTGCCTTATAAATGCATCTGTGATGCGCTCGCcatcctcctcctcctatATTACATAgaaatcattttcattcTTTATCTTGTCTacctcgtgcctccggcggctggggcttcgccccagaccccactgctcctctcgcttcgctcgagtcgtttgacGGGGTGTCCCCAGGgcgctccgcgaagcggagcacaaccagggtctggggcggagccccagccgccggaggcagactaCGTGAAATAAgcttatatttatttctagTTCAGGCTGATGACAACCTTTCCTACGTGCTTGGCTGACTTGAAGTACTTGTATGCCTCGACGGAGTCTTCGAATTTGAACACCCTGTCGATGGCCAGGGG
The Sugiyamaella lignohabitans strain CBS 10342 chromosome A, complete sequence genome window above contains:
- the FKH2 gene encoding forkhead family transcription factor FKH2 yields the protein MSTKSKGSPSKRRHVSRAESSAEKDVIVKSDDSKDDQHSGSATGDVGVGQSLQKQSASPKRRKVPSLNTAPDLSVESNAPVVSAPSADEINSIIANLALPDPNIQVAIDHANHKTSNTEVQAYAKLAGANWTYYVQSLRVIIGRSSEPSTSTSGDQNGAEQVQIDLGPAKVVSRRHASIQYNQDGRYWELTILGRNGARIDKVSHKEGTTRLFSGNIIDIGGVQMMFVLPDVEPRVASSFLNAARRFSPRVNNVVPSQQASSQSSEAAAAAAAAAGLVSLSPGRNQQGVHKFENSTGPSNEQKQDYVAAATLAGAAAYASSVNGQGGAGAYANNAAYPRGVAMITRPQVRGVLQTSHYVDQDLSADDAKDIKPPYSYATMITQAIMSSEEMMLSLADIYEWIMHRYSFYRHSKSGWQNSIRHNLSLNKAFEKVPRKANEAGKGMKWQINDQYKVEYMQKANLSKPGRMRLSPMAKQQIQFPQHPQQQQQQQPPPPPMLQHQHPQQPPLQQQHQQPPPLALQQLQNHTSQPPSVQLNPIQNLPPGVPGTQQVQPPSLAHNNSTLPPPIPTGGYQTLPPLNMSPFPMLQPRNDKEDSKLDAGFVTPQKPKTTVDVPYSDQYGLATTPGNNDNNNNNTSGSVANTSPTLLPSPQRGYMGSSTAATGQISQLEAYTPERGSRGGSMGHQSKPSSNGSVIGDTNASGPGAETGESGSGINATGDSGANNAGSGGDGSGIAGSSANSAATVGASSTGTGTSSSNGNSSGQQQLNPPTPFGQFVGMTPARQTSQLQLAPPSSAQQQQLPSSFMPGSSPAPFWKMTQFSSTPIRSSEFSPSKFSSPPVSSQIERRNDGSDDTIGDLQDVDLTRYGKKKQQLW
- the RPL16A gene encoding ribosomal 60S subunit protein L16A (Ribosomal 60S subunit protein L16A; N-terminally acetylated, binds 5.8 S rRNA; transcriptionally regulated by Rap1p; homologous to mammalian ribosomal protein L13A and bacterial L13; RPL16A has a paralog, RPL16B, that arose from the whole genome duplication; protein abundance increases in response to DNA replication stress; GO_component: GO:0005737 - cytoplasm [Evidence IEA,IEA]; GO_component: GO:0022625 - cytosolic large ribosomal subunit [Evidence IDA] [PMID 11983894]; GO_component: GO:0015934 - large ribosomal subunit [Evidence IEA]; GO_component: GO:0030529 - ribonucleoprotein complex [Evidence IEA]; GO_component: GO:0005840 - ribosome [Evidence IEA,IEA]; GO_function: GO:0003723 - RNA binding [Evidence IDA] [PMID 6337137]; GO_function: GO:0003735 - structural constituent of ribosome [Evidence IEA]; GO_function: GO:0003735 - structural constituent of ribosome [Evidence IC] [PMID 11983894]; GO_process: GO:0002181 - cytoplasmic translation [Evidence IC] [PMID 11983894]; GO_process: GO:0006412 - translation [Evidence IEA]); protein product: MIAHKTARGKAALEHLKVFEGIPPPYDRKKRVVVPQALRVLRLKPGRKYTTIGRLSHEVGWKYQDVVSRLEERRKVKSAAYYAKKVALQKKVQAAQKSVADSETSKALAALGY